One segment of Bdellovibrio sp. ArHS DNA contains the following:
- a CDS encoding glycosyltransferase family 4 protein — MGEVKVLHCIHSLSWGGLEIYTVELIQKLAEKGLAQKVLCSAHSRVTEELKKSGVEVLPFPEKKLSKLKTARLIKKIIQEHGITHLHSHTRLDMWACALAKWRKPEIQHIYNLYMNATPKRDFVHKWLFAKVDALCSSSENILDDVKKNFPIAPEKLHLVRYGRKTESFQHDPHKRQALREHYGARPEHIVFGTLCRIDPGKGVRELVQALEYLNDHELEKIQLWIVGDPTIIGKNPDGTPLFEGPSEELSRWIAERMENPRYREHIVRIPFQKDYVSYIDALDVFALASYNETYSLSVLDAMMMGKPVIGTNAGGTPEQVGLHNERGVLAEPQNAESLSHAFRHYLKHPTDIQTQGRKAQEWSLSQHSWPTTQEAFLRLYDSLGPSGSKINSAN; from the coding sequence ATGGGCGAAGTAAAAGTTCTTCACTGCATTCACTCTCTTTCCTGGGGAGGCCTGGAAATTTACACCGTCGAGCTGATCCAGAAGCTGGCGGAAAAAGGCCTTGCGCAAAAAGTATTATGTTCCGCGCATTCTCGAGTGACTGAAGAACTAAAAAAATCCGGCGTGGAGGTTCTGCCCTTCCCGGAAAAGAAGCTTTCCAAACTGAAGACCGCCCGTCTGATAAAGAAAATCATTCAGGAACATGGTATCACCCACTTACATTCCCACACCCGTCTGGACATGTGGGCTTGTGCTTTAGCGAAATGGCGTAAGCCGGAGATCCAACATATTTATAATCTTTATATGAATGCGACTCCTAAAAGGGACTTTGTTCATAAGTGGCTTTTTGCGAAAGTGGATGCTTTGTGCAGTTCTTCGGAAAACATTCTTGATGATGTTAAAAAGAACTTTCCCATCGCCCCCGAGAAGCTGCACCTTGTTCGTTATGGAAGAAAAACGGAAAGCTTTCAACACGATCCCCACAAACGCCAGGCTTTGCGCGAGCATTATGGGGCGCGCCCCGAGCACATCGTGTTCGGAACTCTTTGTCGTATTGACCCGGGCAAAGGTGTTCGAGAGTTGGTTCAAGCTTTGGAATATCTTAACGATCACGAGTTGGAAAAAATCCAGCTCTGGATTGTCGGTGATCCCACCATCATCGGAAAAAATCCTGATGGCACTCCCCTTTTTGAAGGACCTTCAGAAGAACTCAGTCGCTGGATCGCCGAACGCATGGAAAATCCGCGCTACCGTGAGCACATCGTGCGTATTCCTTTTCAGAAAGACTATGTGTCCTACATTGATGCTCTGGACGTCTTTGCACTGGCTTCCTATAACGAAACTTATTCACTGAGTGTGCTGGATGCCATGATGATGGGAAAACCCGTGATCGGAACAAATGCGGGTGGAACCCCGGAACAAGTGGGTCTTCATAACGAGCGCGGTGTTTTGGCCGAGCCGCAAAATGCGGAATCTCTTTCCCACGCTTTTCGTCATTATTTAAAACACCCGACCGATATTCAGACTCAAGGTCGCAAAGCTCAGGAATGGTCCCTGAGCCAGCACAGCTGGCCGACGACTCAAGAGGCCTTCTTAAGGCTTTATGACTCTTTGGGACCTTCCGGATCTAAAATCAATTCCGCCAACTGA
- a CDS encoding glycosyltransferase family 1 protein, protein MLQLLEHFAKEKDLEVRPVVKISRAKNKKNIEAILPGKSAETFWPLQWAKNSLYHGPDFKLNLKGFLPRIVTIHDMIVFEEKYNRPEFFLKGIRDMTRVLNSSVDAVIVNSQFTKSQVLKHFPQLEDRLHLTYLGCNRSKMTGAGAPLGLPDKYILFLATLEKRKNVLGVVKAFEILKGQGFEEKLVLAGAWGFGCEEIQRAIASSPYKQDIIHLSYVPTHNLSELYQKARVFFFPSWYEGFGIPVLEAMALGTPVVTSSGGVLEEISADAASLVDPGSPQAMAAALVRVLTDQVYREALIEKGRRQAAKFTWEKCAQDTLEVYRKILGRS, encoded by the coding sequence ATGCTTCAACTCCTAGAGCATTTTGCGAAGGAAAAGGACCTTGAAGTCCGGCCTGTTGTTAAAATCTCTCGCGCTAAAAACAAAAAAAACATCGAGGCCATTCTGCCTGGAAAATCGGCAGAAACCTTCTGGCCTTTGCAGTGGGCTAAAAACAGTCTTTATCATGGACCCGATTTTAAATTGAACCTGAAGGGCTTTTTGCCGCGTATTGTGACCATTCACGATATGATCGTCTTCGAAGAAAAGTACAATCGACCCGAGTTTTTTCTTAAGGGCATTCGGGACATGACCCGTGTTTTGAATTCGTCTGTGGATGCGGTGATTGTAAATTCTCAATTTACCAAAAGCCAGGTTCTGAAGCATTTTCCCCAGTTAGAGGACCGCTTGCATCTGACCTACCTGGGATGCAATCGCTCGAAGATGACGGGCGCAGGGGCGCCGCTGGGCCTTCCTGATAAGTATATTCTTTTTCTTGCCACCCTGGAAAAACGCAAGAATGTTTTGGGTGTCGTGAAAGCCTTTGAGATCCTGAAAGGTCAAGGCTTTGAAGAAAAGTTAGTTCTGGCCGGCGCATGGGGTTTTGGTTGCGAAGAGATTCAAAGAGCCATTGCCAGTTCGCCCTACAAGCAGGATATCATTCATCTGAGCTACGTACCCACTCACAATCTGTCGGAGCTTTATCAGAAAGCACGCGTTTTCTTTTTTCCTTCATGGTATGAAGGTTTCGGTATTCCAGTGTTAGAAGCGATGGCTTTGGGCACACCGGTTGTGACAAGCTCGGGCGGGGTGCTGGAAGAAATCAGTGCGGATGCTGCCTCTTTGGTCGATCCGGGAAGTCCCCAGGCCATGGCTGCGGCTTTAGTGCGGGTCTTGACCGATCAGGTGTATCGCGAGGCTTTGATTGAAAAGGGACGCAGACAGGCTGCGAAGTTCACCTGGGAAAAGTGCGCGCAAGACACCCTGGAAGTGTATAGAAAAATATTGGGGAGATCATGA
- the rfbB gene encoding dTDP-glucose 4,6-dehydratase, with protein sequence MRPTVLLTGCAGFIGSNFVKTIACRADIKAHYDFVIVDALTYAGNLANIQKELDTHPHLKFYHLDIRDSHKMDELFKKYNFSGVINFAAESHVDRSIESPNIFVETNVLGTLNLLKESLALFEKNPQFRYLQISTDEVYGTLQLTDPAFTENTPLSPNSPYSASKASADLLCRSFFETYKLPVMITRCSNNYGPLQVEEKFIPLMIKRALADQPLPIYGTGMNIRDWIYVDDHNEGVWKVFTAGRAGEVYNLGGNSERQNIDVAKLILKHLGKPESLLNFVQDRKGHDFRYAINFTKAQKELNWSPTVKFEEEGLLRTINHYKALWAK encoded by the coding sequence AAGGCCCACTATGATTTTGTGATCGTGGATGCCCTCACCTATGCCGGTAATTTAGCCAATATTCAAAAAGAGTTGGACACGCATCCGCATTTAAAATTCTACCATCTGGATATTCGCGATTCCCACAAAATGGACGAGCTGTTTAAAAAGTACAACTTCAGCGGCGTCATCAATTTTGCGGCGGAATCCCACGTGGATCGCTCGATTGAAAGTCCCAATATTTTTGTTGAAACCAATGTTTTAGGGACTTTGAATCTTCTCAAAGAAAGTCTGGCCCTTTTCGAAAAAAATCCGCAGTTCCGCTATCTGCAGATCAGCACGGACGAAGTTTATGGAACTCTGCAGTTAACAGATCCTGCGTTTACAGAAAACACTCCGCTTTCTCCGAACAGTCCTTATAGCGCCTCCAAGGCCAGTGCCGATCTCTTATGTCGTTCGTTCTTTGAGACTTACAAGCTTCCCGTGATGATCACCCGTTGCTCCAACAATTACGGGCCTCTGCAAGTAGAGGAAAAATTCATTCCTTTGATGATCAAACGAGCTTTGGCCGATCAACCACTTCCGATCTATGGCACTGGCATGAATATTCGCGATTGGATCTATGTGGATGATCACAATGAAGGCGTTTGGAAGGTCTTTACAGCGGGCCGCGCTGGCGAAGTTTATAATCTGGGTGGCAACTCGGAAAGACAGAATATTGATGTCGCAAAATTAATTCTTAAACATCTGGGCAAGCCTGAGTCTTTACTCAACTTCGTTCAGGATCGTAAGGGACATGATTTCCGCTATGCGATCAACTTCACAAAAGCGCAAAAGGAATTGAACTGGAGCCCAACGGTGAAATTTGAAGAAGAAGGTCTTTTACGCACCATCAATCACTATAAAGCTTTATGGGCGAAGTAA